TTTCTTCACGAAAAATACCTCTCTCAGTAGCATCCAAATCACCTGCTGTTTCACTGCACCCAGATTGTTTTGTTTCCATTTCCAGAAAGAATACATCCTCACAGAAATCTTCTAAAGTGGACTGAAAAAAGCTCCCTGCACTAACAGACTTGGCAACCTTAATTAGAGCAGTGTCATCTGTCAGCGCAGTCAGCCCCTCAGCTTCTTGACACCTTTGCCACAGGCAATCCAAATACTTGTGTATTATAGGTGCACCTGCCAATTTGAGAAATCTTGACCTCAATGAGAAGCTAGGCACTGATCGACAACGGTCAATGACAGAAGATAGGCTTCGGAAAACAGCACTTGCTATCCCAGGAGATTTGCTCTCTTCTTGACCAGGTAGAAGAGTTACATTTTCACCTTCCTTTATCCAATTCCTGTCATCTTCCAATTCAATGTGTAGTTTATCAAGTGTGTCACGAAGCTCAATTTGAGCCCACAACTCAAGCCAGTCAGGTCTATCACAAAATACAACCAATGAAGACATCTTCTGCATATTGTCTTCTTCTTCTAGAGAAAGAAGGATTCCTGAATTTGCTGCCAAAGACTGAACTCGTTTATCAAATGCGATCATCAAGTCTACAAGATGTAGCCATGATACCCTAGCCTGTGTTTGGATAGCAGTTTCACTCTCTTCTTCAAGCTTCTTGATGTACAAGGGAAATATTTCTTTTGCCAGGTGCGTCGATAGGGAAAATACCATTGCTGAGATCCATTCTTCTCTACAACTGTAACCAGAAAGCATAGCTTCATCTACCAGCGGTTGCAATAAATCATCCATAGAATCAACATAGTCGCGAGTGATCTTATATGCAAGCGCAAATATATAATCTGGCTTCTCAATCCACTTTGAGAAGTGGCGTTGAGATGCAATAGATAAAGGATTCACAAGTTCCTCAATAACCCAAAGGGGTTGGTGAAGAGCAACATCCTTATTATGCCCCTCAAGTTGGCgagattttctttttctctgcAATTCCTGGAGGCCGCACAATGCGAGAAAA
This genomic interval from Salvia splendens isolate huo1 chromosome 13, SspV2, whole genome shotgun sequence contains the following:
- the LOC121762071 gene encoding RINT1-like protein MAG2 isoform X3, whose product is MFLKHMKETALKLDTLVGDIEDAVSSTMNRTLRRHPSMKDLEDMRAGALRALKLTEDVLSSVIKTHPQWIRLVSAVDHRIDRALAILRPQAIADHRALLASLGWPPPLSSSSTNSKGSSNVKNPLFTMQGELKLQYCESFLALCGLQELQRKRKSRQLEGHNKDVALHQPLWVIEELVNPLSIASQRHFSKWIEKPDYIFALAYKITRDYVDSMDDLLQPLVDEAMLSGYSCREEWISAMVFSLSTHLAKEIFPLYIKKLEEESETAIQTQARVSWLHLVDLMIAFDKRVQSLAANSGILLSLEEEDNMQKMSSLVVFCDRPDWLELWAQIELRDTLDKLHIELEDDRNWIKEGENVTLLPGQEESKSPGIASAVFRSLSSVIDRCRSVPSFSLRSRFLKLAGAPIIHKYLDCLWQRCQEAEGLTALTDDTALIKVAKSVSAGSFFQSTLEDFCEDVFFLEMETKQSGCSETAGDLDATERGIFREEIKKLEEFKMEWIEKLSTVVLRGFDALCREYIKNKRQWQEKSEETSALSRSFMEAMDYLQGKLFLLEEGLNKTDFTRLWRSLAAGIDRSIFYSILVGNVKFHDGGVQRLSNDLTVLFGVFESWCLRPQGFFPKTSNGLKLLKTAKKELKSTLMVDERWLRENGIMQLTVGEVEKIMKTRVFSS